The sequence ACGGCGGACCGGGCCGACCGGACGTTCACCGAGTTCGCCGACGCGGTCACCCCCTGGCGCACTCCGGACACCCCGGCCGCCGAACTGGCCGCCTACGTGCTGTGGTCCGCGACGGTGGGACCGTCCGGGTTCCTCGAGCGCCCTGCCGTACTGATGTCCAAGCACTGGATGGACAAGGTCTGGAGCTGGGACCACTGCTTCAACGCTCTCGCCCTGGCCCCCGGAGCCCCGGAGTTGGCCTGGGACCAGTTTCAGATCATGTTCGACCACCAGGACGGGAGCGGCGCACTGCCCGACTCCGTGACCCACTCCGAAATCCTCTACAACTTCGTCAAGCCCCCCATCCACGGCTGGGCCCTGCGCCACCTGCGCCGGCGCCTGCCGCGCCCGCTGAGCCGGACCGAACTCACCGAGTCGTACCACCGCCTGGAACGGTGGAGCCGGTTCTGGCTCGACTCCAGGCGCGCCCCCGGACAGACGCTTCCGCACTACCAGCACGGCAACGACAGCGGCTGGGACAACTCCACCGCCTTCGACCCCGGGCGCGTGCGGATCACCGCCGATCTCTCCGCCTTCCTGATCCTGCAACTGCGCGAACTCGCCGATCTGGCCACCGAGCTCGACCGCGCCGACGAAGCCACCGCTTGGGCGCACTCGGCCGAAACCCTCCAGGCCGCCGTGATCCGGGAACTGTGGACGGGCGAATGCTTCCAGGCCCGGTCCCCCCACACCGGCGCGGGCACCACCAGCCTGAGCCTGCTGGACCTGATGCCCATCGCCCTCGGCGAGCACCTGCCCACCGAGATCAGCACCAGGCTGGCCGCCCGAATCGAGACCCACCTGACCGCCCACGGGCTGGCCACCGAGCGCCCCGACTCGCCCCACTACCAGGCCGACGGCTACTGGCGCGGACCCATCTGGGCACCCGCCACCGTCCTCGTCGAGGACGGCCTGCGCCGCGCCGGGCACGTGGACCTGGCCGACGAGATCAGCGCCCGCTTCCGCGCCCTGTGCGAGAAGTCCGGCTTCGCCGAGAACTTCGACGCCCTCACCGGCGAAGGCCTGCGTGACCGCGCCTACACCTGGACCGCCAGCAGCTACCTCCTCCTCGCCGAGGCACACATCAGGCGCATCCACCCCGGAACGACGACCACCTGAGCGCACTGCACCGCTGAACCGTGAACAACAACCCACCCACGCGTCCGGCACGGGGCCGGCGCACCAGCAACGAGTCCTACCCCTGAAGGGACGCCAGGACATGCCAAGAATCGGGCAAAGACTCTCGACCGCGAGACGCCTCCTCCACGGCGTCACCACGACGCTGCTCCCCCTGACCCTCGTCGCCGGTATCACCACCGCGACGGCGACTCCGGCCTCCGCAGCCACCCCCACCCTCACCGTCGACCTGGGCAACAGCACCGGAGGCGTCCACGGCGGTGCCTCCGGCGCCCTGTACGGCCTGTACGGCCAGGACGTGCCGACGAACAACCTCATCGAGGGGATGGGACTCCGGACCACCAACACCAAGGCACAGGACGGACAACAGCACCCGGGTTCGGACGCGCTGGAGGTCGCCAAGCCGTTCCTGGACAGCGGCGGCGAGGACGTCATGATCTACATGACGGACGTGTACCGCACGTTCAAATACGAGCGGACCAGCTACGCCGCCTACCAGGCGGCCATGAAGACCCAGATCGACCAGATCCTGGCGAGCCCCTCCAAGGACCACATCGTCCTGGTCCCCTACAACGAGCCCGACGGCATGTGGTTCCCAGGCGCGCGCAGCCAGTCGACGCCGCTGGCCGCCTTCGAGTCCGAGTGGCTCCAGACGTACAACTACATCAAGGGCCTCTGGCCCCAGGCCCGGATCGCCGGCCCCAACTTCTCCAGCTACACCGAGTTCGCCTACAAGGGCTTCCTCACCTACTGCAAGGCCAACAACTGCCTGCCGGACATCGCGACCTGGCACACCCTGGGCAGCCCTGCGGCCGTACGCACCACCGTCGACAACTTCCGCGCGGCCGAGACCTCGGTGGGTCTCACCTCGCACCTGCCGATCAACCTCAACGAGTACGCCTTCCGCTACCACCTGACCGACCCCGGCCAGATGGTGCAGTGGATCGCGGCCATGGAGGACGAGAAGATCGACGGCAACCTGCCGTACTGGAACATCAACGGCAACCTCGGCGACTCCGCCGCCGCCCAGAACACCCCCAACGCCCAGTGGTGGCTGTACAACTGGTACAGCTCCATGAGCGGCAACACCGTCAAGGTCGCCAGCACCGGGGCCAATGCCGCCTACACGCTCCAGGGCCTGGCGAGTCTGGACACGGCCAAGAAGCAGGCCCGCGTGATCCTCGCCGGCGGTGGCACCAGCGGTGAATCCAGCACGGTCATCAAGAACATCGACCCCGCGGTCTTCGGCAGCACCGTGCACGTCAGCGTGTTCCAGGACCGCTACAGCGGCTACATCGGGGCGGCGGCCACCCCGACCCGGCTCTCCGACGCCGACGTCGCCGTGGGCTCCGACGGCTCGATCACCGTCCCCATCACCCTCGACGCGATGTCCGCGTACCAGGTGATCGTCTCCCCGGGCGGCACCGGCAGCACCACCGCCTCGGACAGCACCTGGCGGGCCTCGTACGAGGCCGAGAACGCCACGCTCAGCGGCAGCGGCTACAACATCAACACCGAGGGCACCCCCAGTAGGCTCGACAAGTTCGCCACCTCCGGCACCAAGGACGTCGGCGGCCTGCGCACCGGCTCGACCACGGTGATCTCCTTCAACGTCTCCGTGCCCACCACCGGCGACTACAACCTCTCGGTGTTCGGCAACAGCTACGCCAAGGATTCCGACGTCAAGGGCCCGACCAACATCTACGCGCGGGTCGACGGCGGTGCCTCCACCAGGATCGACATCCCGGTGGGCTTCCAGTGGGTGGTGTGGGGACACGATGACGCCACCGTGCACCTCACCGCGGGCAGCCACACCATCACCCTGGCCACCACCGGCGACAACGGCGCGACGACCGTCGGCGACGCCATCGTCGACAAGATCGACCTCCAGTACGAGGACCCCGCGGTCCAGGGCACCACGCTCTACGAGGCCGAGCAGGCGAACCTCTCCGACAGCGCCACCGCCACCTACACCGCCCAGGGCCAGTCCGGCGCGGGCGCGGTGAACCTCACCTCCGGCCAGTCCGCCACGTTCTGGGTCTACTCGGCGCGGGACGGCTACGCCGACCTGACCGCCCGCTTCCGCAACACCGGCCAGGCCGACCTCACCGTCAACGGCAGGACCGTCAACGACCAGACCCTCTCCGGCGCGACCACCAACGCCTGGTACACCTCCACCAACCGGATCTACCTGAGCGGCGGCATCAACAAGGTGAAGGTGACCGGCACCGGCGGCACCCTCGCCCTGGACGACCTGGCGGTGACCCCGTTCAGCGCCACCGACCCGGTCACCATCGGCAACGTCGTCACCTACCAGGCCGAGAACGGCACCCTCACCGGCACCGCGGCCGTCGACAACACCTACAGCCAGGCCAACGGCGGCGTCGTCACCGGCATCGGCAACGGAACCGCCAACTCCCTGACCCTCGACGTCAACGCGCCCACGGCCGGAACCTA comes from Streptomyces sp. TLI_235 and encodes:
- a CDS encoding carbohydrate-binding protein with CBM35 doain, translating into MPRIGQRLSTARRLLHGVTTTLLPLTLVAGITTATATPASAATPTLTVDLGNSTGGVHGGASGALYGLYGQDVPTNNLIEGMGLRTTNTKAQDGQQHPGSDALEVAKPFLDSGGEDVMIYMTDVYRTFKYERTSYAAYQAAMKTQIDQILASPSKDHIVLVPYNEPDGMWFPGARSQSTPLAAFESEWLQTYNYIKGLWPQARIAGPNFSSYTEFAYKGFLTYCKANNCLPDIATWHTLGSPAAVRTTVDNFRAAETSVGLTSHLPINLNEYAFRYHLTDPGQMVQWIAAMEDEKIDGNLPYWNINGNLGDSAAAQNTPNAQWWLYNWYSSMSGNTVKVASTGANAAYTLQGLASLDTAKKQARVILAGGGTSGESSTVIKNIDPAVFGSTVHVSVFQDRYSGYIGAAATPTRLSDADVAVGSDGSITVPITLDAMSAYQVIVSPGGTGSTTASDSTWRASYEAENATLSGSGYNINTEGTPSRLDKFATSGTKDVGGLRTGSTTVISFNVSVPTTGDYNLSVFGNSYAKDSDVKGPTNIYARVDGGASTRIDIPVGFQWVVWGHDDATVHLTAGSHTITLATTGDNGATTVGDAIVDKIDLQYEDPAVQGTTLYEAEQANLSDSATATYTAQGQSGAGAVNLTSGQSATFWVYSARDGYADLTARFRNTGQADLTVNGRTVNDQTLSGATTNAWYTSTNRIYLSGGINKVKVTGTGGTLALDDLAVTPFSATDPVTIGNVVTYQAENGTLTGTAAVDNTYSQANGGVVTGIGNGTANSLTLDVNAPTAGTYAMTMRYTNNEELPSNHYNPDLYAEHADVSVNGGTATRVNFASTLHWNQLQNYTVPITLTKGANTVKFTASQLYNWDGTTIGVVHSGGGSDIGQPMRSSSAPHLDQISIAPATPHIGASSGFSSTAVAQHSQLCLEDPGRSTANGTQYRQNTCTSGQEQTFDFHPVAGTADTYTVVNHASGKCLDVSALSTADGAAVQQWTCLNGTNQRFTLRAVTALGNNHDYQLVAVHSGKCVDVSTISTAPGALVHQWACDPASALTTKKNQIWRLTGKA
- a CDS encoding trehalase, with translation MTDAPTGPAFNIREIPFSGHGSWFNISPVTSEHDRAQDLHLVSHQSGMHPVLRLVPVRGAGGERVETHWNATPGRLTWAGQSGQIELTYQSADTLRLRGTGLSLRICAAAERLTPFSGTYFLHDPLDGSYLFTSYETGRRYRISVLAGQDADVRGVESLGAADRGLTLIGDDTGWWEAAVEELDSARPPYVPSDTHEKTADRADRTFTEFADAVTPWRTPDTPAAELAAYVLWSATVGPSGFLERPAVLMSKHWMDKVWSWDHCFNALALAPGAPELAWDQFQIMFDHQDGSGALPDSVTHSEILYNFVKPPIHGWALRHLRRRLPRPLSRTELTESYHRLERWSRFWLDSRRAPGQTLPHYQHGNDSGWDNSTAFDPGRVRITADLSAFLILQLRELADLATELDRADEATAWAHSAETLQAAVIRELWTGECFQARSPHTGAGTTSLSLLDLMPIALGEHLPTEISTRLAARIETHLTAHGLATERPDSPHYQADGYWRGPIWAPATVLVEDGLRRAGHVDLADEISARFRALCEKSGFAENFDALTGEGLRDRAYTWTASSYLLLAEAHIRRIHPGTTTT